The Mauremys mutica isolate MM-2020 ecotype Southern chromosome 1, ASM2049712v1, whole genome shotgun sequence genome has a segment encoding these proteins:
- the LOC123356290 gene encoding trypsin I-P38-like, translating to MKYILVVAFLGAAVAFPIDDADDDKIVGGYTCSKNSLPYQASLNIGDHFCGGALINSRWVVSAAHCYEPSIQVRLGEHNLAVSEGTEQFISSTKVIRHPSYSSQTLNNDIMLIKLASAATLNSYVNTIALPTSCVTTGTQCLISGWGNTLGSGTNYPDLLQCLKAPVLSSSQCSSAYREEITSNMICIGYMEGGKDSCQEDSGGPVVCNGVLQGIVSWGTGCALKGYPGVYTKVCNYVSWIQNTIAAN from the exons ATGAAATACATCCTGGTTGTAGCCTTTCTGGGAGCGGCTG TTGCCTTCCCCATCGATGATGCTGATGATGACAAGATCGTGGGAGGCTATACCTGTTCAAAGAATTCTTTGCCCTACCAGGCATCCCTGAACATCGGGGACCATTTCTGCGGAGGTGCCCTCATTAACAGCAGATGGGTTGTCTCAGCTGCTCACTGCTACGAACC CTCTATCCAGGTGAGGCTTGGAGAACACAACCTGGCAGTCAGTGAAGGCACTGAGCAGTTCATTAGTTCAACCAAAGTCATACGTCACCCCAGCTACAGCTCCCAGACGCTGAACAATGACATCATGCTCATCAAACTCGCCAGTGCAGCAACCCTCAACTCCTACGTCAACACAATTGCCCTGCCAACCAGCTGTGTGACCACTGGCACCCAGTGCCTGATCTCTGGCTGGGGCAACACCCTCGGCAGTGGCA CTAACTACCCTGACCTCCTGCAGTGCCTAAAAGCTCCTGTCCTGTCCTCCAGCCAGTGCAGCAGTGCCTATCGAGAAGAAATCACTAGCAACATGATCTGTATCGGATACATGGAGGGGGGCAAAGATTCCTGCCAG GAAGATTCCGGTGGCCCAGTAGTCTGCAATGGGGTACTGCAGGGGATTGTCTCCTGGGGAACTGGTTGTGCACTGAAAGGCTACCCCGGGGTCTACACTAAAGTGTGCAACTATGTCTCCTGGATACAAAATACCATAGCTGCCAACTGA